Below is a window of Camelina sativa cultivar DH55 chromosome 11, Cs, whole genome shotgun sequence DNA.
ATCTATTTGATGAGCTAAAGgagttttttttctcagttttcttttttttcttttcttcatcatttATGTGTATTGTGTACCAATAAACAGAGACCAAACAAACAAGCCTCTCttaataactgaaaaaaaaaccagagcagagcttcttttttgttgtccTGTCAGCTCTTATTTGTTAACTCTTACTTCTTCTGAGTGTTTGAAACCcaaaagtcattttttttttttttcttctctgaaaTTCTCTCTACTTGCTCGAGGAATCTTGCTTGATAAAgtaagtaacttttttttttttctttcttttgtgtggGTTATGTAGTTTAGTTACTAACTATTTCTGGGGTTTTGTCGGACgattgttttgttctttgtgttATGGAGCATcagaagatttttttgttctatggAAACTGATGTCATGAAGCATCAGATTCTCAGTTTATATACTTTCATTATCTTCTTGTGTGTGGCATTGATTGTCTACTGGAAATTTCCTTTGAATTTGTCTTTTTAAGTGTGTTCAATAATTGGCCCTCTTGGAGAGTTTCCATGTCCATTGGGGAATATTGTACTTGAAAGCTGCTGATGTTAGTACTTGATGAATCCCTCCTCCTTTCAAGTCAACTCTCTGTAgctttccttttttatatatattaatagccTCTCTATGATCTCACATCTCtcttaaatttcttttatatacatGTTTCAAATGCACTTTTGATCTTGCAGTTGACATAGACTGAGTTTTTCTTTGCTCTTATCTTGTTTCtgctttctttcttgtttgggTTTTGATCATGTTTCGACAACCTTTGCAGATCGGTTATGTAGAACACCTTAAGGGGACCTCAAAGACGCTTGGTCTTGCTGGTTCTTGAAGTACAACATCAAAGCACAAgtcactaattatttttttagggttttggtggatACGAGATTgggttgaaaacaaaaaaaggagttTCTTTTGATATGGAAGGTGGTGGgggtggtggtggagatggcAGTTTCTTACCAAATTCTAGCTTTGGTGTATTCTCTGAGACGGCTATGGATATGGATTTCATGGAGGAACTCTTCTATGATGGATGTTGGCTTGAGACAACAGATGGTAAGAGCTTGAAGCAGACGTTGGGACAACAAGTTTCTGATTCTACCACCATGAGTGACAACAACAATAACTCTTTCCTTTATGGTTATCAATTTGCTGAGAACCCTTCACAAGATCATATCTCTAACGAAGAAACAGGGAGAAAGTTTCCTCCAATAACACCGGGCTTCCTCAAGATCGAGGATCTCTCTAATCAGCCGTTGAATCAAGTACCTTTTGACCAGTCTGCAGCCATGAGTTCTGCACAAGCAGAGAAGTTTCTCCTTGAAGAAActgaaggaggaagaagatggtggatTGCTCCAAGAACAAGTCAAGGCCCTTCTTCATCAGTGAAAGATAGATTAGTACAAGCTATAAAGGGTCTTATGCAAGATAAAGACTTCCTCATACAGATATGGGTACCAATTCAACAAGAAGGCAAAAACTTTCTCACCACTTTGGAGCAGCCACACTTCTTCAACCCTAAATACTTAAGTCTTAAAAGATACAGAGATGTTTCAGTGGCCTACAATTTCCCGGCTCATGAGGATTCCACGGAGTCTGTGGGTCTTCCTGGCCGTGTTTTCCTCGGGAAGCTACCTGAGTGGACACCTGATGTGCGCTTCTTCAGAAGCGATGAGTATCCGCGCATCAAAGAAGCAGAGAAATGTGATGTTCGTGGATCATTAGCCCTTCCTGTATTTGAAAGAGGTAGTGGGACTTGTTTGGGTGTTGTTGAGATTGTTACAACTACTCAGAAGATGAATTACAGGCCAGAGCTTGACAATATCTGTAAAGCTCTCGAGGTTTTTCTCTTTCCTTGGTGTCTCAAAGTCATCCAGTTACATGTTTAACAAAATAACACTTGAATGAGAAGatttgtttgtgtatttgtAGCCTAAAgaggtttcttgtttttttttgtagtctgTTAATCTAAGGAGTTCAAGAAACTTGAAATCTCCAAGCAGAGAGGTGTGTTAAAATGGTCTCATAAACCAAACTTTTACTCTTCAACACACAGAAACTTTGAACTTTTGTTGCTAAATGTCATCATATGCCCTTTTGTTACAGTTTCTGCAGGTCTATAATGAATTCTACTATGCAGCATTACCTGAGGTATCAGAGTTTTTGACATGGGTCTGCAGATTATATGATCTACCTCTGGCTTTAACGTGGGCACCGTGTGCTCGGCAAGGCAAAGTTGGATCCCGCCATTCTGATGAGAACTTCTCAGAGTGTGTTTCAACTGTAGATGATGCTTGCATTGTCCCTGACCATCAGAGTCGTAATTTTCTAGAGGCATGTTCTGAACACCATCTGCTTCAAGGGGAAGGCATTGTGGGAAAAGCTTTCAAGGCAACCAAACTGTTTTTTGTGCCTGAAGTAATCACTTTTAGCAAAACCAACTATCCTCTTGCACACCATGCTAAGATCTCAGGTCTACATGCTGCTTTAGCAGTCCCACTGAAAAGCAAATTCAATGGTTCCGTTGAGTTTGTGTTGGagtttttctttccaaaaacttGCCTTGACACCGAAGCGCAACAAGATATGCTCAAGTCACTCTCTGTGACCCTGCAGCAAGATTTCAGGAGCTTAAATCTTGTCATTGATAAAGAACTAGAGCTAGAAGTGGTGTTTCCCGTTAGAGAGGAAGTAGTATTTGGAGAAACCGGAGAGAATATGAAACCTTTGCCTTTGGAAGAAATTTCTCAAGAAGATTCTTCATGGATCTCACACATGATAAAGGCTAACGAGAAAGGTAAAGGTGTGTCTCTTTCTTGGGAGTACCAGAAAGAAGAGCCAAAAGAAGAGTTCATGCTCACATCTGGATGGGATAACAATCAGATTGGATCAGGACACAGTAACTTTATTTCAGAAACCGATCAGTTTCAGAAGGTGTCAAATTCAGGACTCAGAATCGACATGGATCCAAGTTTTGAATCAGCTTCTTTTGGTGTGGGGCAGACATTGTTAGGCAGTAGAAGACCAGgtgagaagagaagaacaaaaacagaaaagactATTGGTTTAGAAGTTCTTCGACAATACTTTGCAGGAAGCCTCAAAGATGCAGCCAAGAGCATTGGTGGTAAGAAAACTTCTTGTTATTATGTTCATTTTATCAACTTCTCTCTGACAGTGAAGGATGATTCACACAGTTTCATTCTTATGTTGCAGTCTGTCCAACTACCTTGAAAAGAATATGCAGACAACACGGGATAACACGATGGCCTTCTCGGAAGATCAAGAAAGTGGGACACTCATTAAAGAAGCTCCAACTTGTTATAGACTCTGTTCAAGGTGTTCAAGGCTCTATTCAACTTGATTCATTCTATACAAGTTTCCCAGAACTAAGCTCCCCGCATATGTCTGGTACTGGCACTACCTTCAAGAATACTGACCAGTCAAGGAATGTAACTGCTCAAACCGAGAACGGTGTTTCAGCACAGGGAACTGCTGCTGCAGCTCCAAAGTCACCTCCATCATCTTCTTGTAGCCACAGCTCTGGTTCAAGCACATGCTGTTCAACTGGAGCTAATCAAAGTAGCAATACTGGAAACACCTCAAATACTGTAACCACTCTGATGGCTGAAAATGCAAGCGCAATCTTGAAGAGAGCTCGTAGCGAGGTAAGGCTGCATACGATGAATCAAGAGGAAACAAAGTCCCTCTCTCGAACACTAAGCCACAAAACGTTCAGTGAGCATCCTCTTTTCGAAAACCTACCTCGGTTACCGGAGAGTAATAGAAGGAAGTTGAAAGCAGAAGGGGCCTCTAAAGTGAAAGCCACATTTGGGGAGGCCAAAGTACGGTTTACGTTGCTCCCTACTTGGGGATTCAGAGAGTTGCAGCATGAGATTGCTAGGCGTTTTAACATAGATAATATTGCACCCTTTGATCTGAAGTACCTGGATGATGACAAGGAATGGGTTCTTCTGACATGTGAAGCGGATCTTGAGGAATGTATCGACATTTATAGATCATCACAGAGCCGCACAATCAAGATCAGCGTTCATGAAGCTTCTCAAAACAAGCTGGGAGGTTCTTTTGGTAGCATCGGTCTTGGTCCTTCGTTATAAGCAAATCACTCAGGTATAAAAGGTTGTacctgcaaaaaaagaaaagaaaaaagaccaGGAGAGATTCaactaattttaataaatagtgTGTTAGAAAAGTATTACTCACCATTTTATAGCAATGGGCATCgtttttgtaaacatatttttcagTGCCCCTGGATCATACCCCATTTTGCAAGCAGCACTAGTGGACTGGTTTCCTGCATCGGCTTAGcagtttttttgtataataaggCGATGCATACCAGAAACAtgcttattatatatgtatgtatttttaTTCTGTACATCATTTTTCATCTGGATTCTACTAAGCTCTGCAAGTAATGTTTAAAATTGGAATATCTTCACTTACTTGCATTCTACTAAACATTACAGTCAAAGCTTACTGTGTACTAACATTACGTCTCAGTAGAGAtctaagtttctttttttgactCTTGCTATGTGAGAGTTTACTAATGTCAATCCAAGAGCATTAGACTGAGTACCAGATTCGCAACATTTGGTAAAAATGAGGAGGTTTTAAATGTAGAAAAGTCCAAGTGGTCCACTTGAGCACCAATTCAGTAAAAAAGCATTGTCCAGAAGATTCGGATTTTTGGGATTATTGAGAGACGAAGTGATAATTTTGCAAATGCTGTCTCATGTTCACACCTGATCAAAAATTTACCTGCAATTTTGTAAATAACTGAGGTAAAAAATTGAGCAATATCAAACTAATGGGGGCAGTTGTATAAATATCCGAATTGACGATTTAGCAAATATGGGTCTAATAAGCAAATATCGAATTCTTTTATGGAAATATCTTAATAAGATGAAGATTTTGGGGAGTAAATGTGTAAATAcctaaaatttaacaataaacgCTTTTCGTCCGCCTCCAGCTCCCAAAGGCCAAAGGgcgaaacttcttcttcttcttcgatcaaaTCTTTTATCTCAGATTCAAACCCAACATTCGCAGAGAAAAAATGTCTCGCCGATCGCTAACTCTACTCAAGAATCTCGCTAGAAACGCGAATGGATCGGGTATCCAGACCCGATCGGTGACTTAC
It encodes the following:
- the LOC104721254 gene encoding protein NLP2 yields the protein MEGGGGGGGDGSFLPNSSFGVFSETAMDMDFMEELFYDGCWLETTDGKSLKQTLGQQVSDSTTMSDNNNNSFLYGYQFAENPSQDHISNEETGRKFPPITPGFLKIEDLSNQPLNQVPFDQSAAMSSAQAEKFLLEETEGGRRWWIAPRTSQGPSSSVKDRLVQAIKGLMQDKDFLIQIWVPIQQEGKNFLTTLEQPHFFNPKYLSLKRYRDVSVAYNFPAHEDSTESVGLPGRVFLGKLPEWTPDVRFFRSDEYPRIKEAEKCDVRGSLALPVFERGSGTCLGVVEIVTTTQKMNYRPELDNICKALESVNLRSSRNLKSPSREFLQVYNEFYYAALPEVSEFLTWVCRLYDLPLALTWAPCARQGKVGSRHSDENFSECVSTVDDACIVPDHQSRNFLEACSEHHLLQGEGIVGKAFKATKLFFVPEVITFSKTNYPLAHHAKISGLHAALAVPLKSKFNGSVEFVLEFFFPKTCLDTEAQQDMLKSLSVTLQQDFRSLNLVIDKELELEVVFPVREEVVFGETGENMKPLPLEEISQEDSSWISHMIKANEKGKGVSLSWEYQKEEPKEEFMLTSGWDNNQIGSGHSNFISETDQFQKVSNSGLRIDMDPSFESASFGVGQTLLGSRRPGEKRRTKTEKTIGLEVLRQYFAGSLKDAAKSIGVCPTTLKRICRQHGITRWPSRKIKKVGHSLKKLQLVIDSVQGVQGSIQLDSFYTSFPELSSPHMSGTGTTFKNTDQSRNVTAQTENGVSAQGTAAAAPKSPPSSSCSHSSGSSTCCSTGANQSSNTGNTSNTVTTLMAENASAILKRARSEVRLHTMNQEETKSLSRTLSHKTFSEHPLFENLPRLPESNRRKLKAEGASKVKATFGEAKVRFTLLPTWGFRELQHEIARRFNIDNIAPFDLKYLDDDKEWVLLTCEADLEECIDIYRSSQSRTIKISVHEASQNKLGGSFGSIGLGPSL